A single window of Stigmatopora nigra isolate UIUO_SnigA chromosome 22, RoL_Snig_1.1, whole genome shotgun sequence DNA harbors:
- the LOC144215698 gene encoding Fanconi anemia group G protein homolog isoform X1: MYTKRQQSPSKLSDRWIQENNELVNKWKNRDASSQDQNHAVLLLLPEFHKLFKKLQGLPPLEDHAHLEVCVVYNVCLLSIALSRMSEAEQLLKQTIERVLQMAGVEPMASTPPQFWHTPLTGVEPKVTTPAEFWHTVLTSVENTAISSFLKNLLCVQWAIWLANCKFETIEAQKEEFATLSAGIQQNMTSDGMSSNIPLLMMEPRKLLELLEICTVIAQGAEMLKEGRRSEALSLLHPASSLPAPRILIAYTHLVYGCCLAQTGCPNMALLCFRKAVETDFQCVGAQYQTILVLRSLENTRGEIEMLRFLHSTLMLPSNNESVTPGNQLLPLSVLLQSQALQSLLSVPSSLSVLHSLAQKCVLNSRVPEGVEHYLDLLAAIHYDEHGVCSEDSALPRLPELHLEAGTSLLMVKRPGDCMTLCDEVITTTAELLPAHVLLEEPEEEGGAQATSTEGAQDAVAMIFWTGAAHLLQGHSYCELKNWKEAVVHYTRCINLMVKVRFKEKGGQPQVPTTDMVNEKRKDLHILQRMKGLSFAGRGISFAQTDQLRQALRDLNLSLQAFPECVGAGLWCGEVLWRLNRKQEAAKIWEKTWNFSSDSANRIPLYLWVPQFGSVLDCEELRLRICELDSNKDTSNQE, translated from the exons AATAGAGATGCTTCAAGCCAAGACCAGAACCATGCCGTGTTGCTGTTGTTGCCTGAGTTCcacaaactttttaaaaaattacaag GTCTACCTCCACTTGAGGACCATGCTCACTTGGAAGTGTGTGTGGTTTACAATGTTTGCCTCCTCTCCATTGCTCTGTCTCGCATGTCCGAGGCTGAGCAACTCCTTAAACAAACGATTGAAAGAG TTTTACAGATGGCAGGTGTTGAACCAATGGCCAGCACCCCACCGCAGTTTTGGCATACTCCTCTAACAGGAGTTGAACCAAAGGTCACCACTCCAGCAGAGTTTTGGCATACTGTTCTAACATCAGTGGAAAACACAGCAATTTCTTCCTTTCTTAAGAATCTTCTATGTGTACAATGGGCTATCTGGTTGGCCAACTGTAAATTTGAAACCATCGAAGCACAAAAG GAAGAGTTTGCCACTTTGTCTGCGGGGattcaacaaaacatgacaagtGATGGAATGTCTTCAAACATTCCGCTTTTGATGATGGAACCAAGGAAACTTCTTGAATTGTTGGAAATTTGCACAGTCATCGCCCAAG GTGCAGAGATGCTAAAGGAAGGTCGAAGGTCAGAAGCTCTTAGTCTTCTGCACCCTGCTTCTTCTCTGCCCGCTCCCAGAATTCTCATAGCTTACACACACTTGGTGTATGGCTGCTGTCTAGCCCAAACG gGCTGTCCTAACATGGCACTGCTGTGTTTCAGAAAAGCGGTGGAGACAGATTTCCAATGTGTAGGTGCTCAATATCAAACTATACTCGTTCTCAGGAGCCTGGAAAACACACGTGGAGAGATAGAAATGCTTCGTTTTTTGCATTCT ACGCTGATGTTGCCCTCCAATAATGAATCTGTTACACCTGGCAATCAGCTCCTCCCTCTGTCTGTTCTTCTACAAAGTCAAGCACTGCAAAGCCTGCTTTCTGTACCCTCCTCCCTGAGTGTACTTCACAGTTTGGCCCAGAAATGTGTGCTGAATTCAAG GGTGCCTGAAGGTGTGGAACATTATCTGGACCTGTTGGCTGCTATTCATTATGATGAACACGGA GTATGTTCTGAGGACTCTGCCCTCCCTCGGTTACCTGAACTTCACCTGGAGGCTGGCACATCCTTGCTTATGGTCAAGCGACCCGGCGACTGCATGACGTTGTGTGACGAAGTCATTACCACAACGGCAGAGCTGCTGCCAGCGCACGTGTTGCTGGAAGAGCCAGAGGAGGAGGGCGGGGCACAAGCTACATCCACCGAGGGGGCCCAGGATGCGGTGGCGATGATCTTTTGGACGGGCGCGGCACACCTTCTTCAAGGTCACTCTTACTGTGAACTGAAGAACTGGAAGGAAGCTGTGGTTCACTACACTAG ATGTATCAACTTGATGGTGAAGGTGCGCTTCAAAGAGAAGG GTGGCCAACCTCAAGTCCCCACTACAGACATGGTGAATGAGAAGAGAAAAGATCTTCACATCTTACAGCGAATGAAGGGGCTCTCATTTGCTGGAAGGGGCATCAGTTTTGCCCAGACAGATCAGCTGCGACAAGCACTGAGAGACCTCAATCTGAGCCTGCAGGCTTTTCCAG AGTGTGTGGGCGCTGGGCTGTGGTGTGGAGAGGTGCTGTGGAGGCTCAACAGGAAACAAGAAGCTGCTAAAATTTGGGAAAAAACCTGGAACTTTAGCTCGGACTCGGCAAA cagaatTCCTCTATATTTGTGGGTACCCCAGTTTGGATCAGTGCTGGATTGTGAAGAACTCCGGCTCAGAATCTGTGAACTTGATTCCAATAAGGACACCTCAAACCAGGAATAA
- the LOC144215698 gene encoding Fanconi anemia group G protein homolog isoform X3 has protein sequence MPTEVSSSSALHYHKNRDASSQDQNHAVLLLLPEFHKLFKKLQGLPPLEDHAHLEVCVVYNVCLLSIALSRMSEAEQLLKQTIERVLQMAGVEPMASTPPQFWHTPLTGVEPKVTTPAEFWHTVLTSVENTAISSFLKNLLCVQWAIWLANCKFETIEAQKEEFATLSAGIQQNMTSDGMSSNIPLLMMEPRKLLELLEICTVIAQGAEMLKEGRRSEALSLLHPASSLPAPRILIAYTHLVYGCCLAQTGCPNMALLCFRKAVETDFQCVGAQYQTILVLRSLENTRGEIEMLRFLHSTLMLPSNNESVTPGNQLLPLSVLLQSQALQSLLSVPSSLSVLHSLAQKCVLNSRVPEGVEHYLDLLAAIHYDEHGVCSEDSALPRLPELHLEAGTSLLMVKRPGDCMTLCDEVITTTAELLPAHVLLEEPEEEGGAQATSTEGAQDAVAMIFWTGAAHLLQGHSYCELKNWKEAVVHYTRCINLMVKVRFKEKGGQPQVPTTDMVNEKRKDLHILQRMKGLSFAGRGISFAQTDQLRQALRDLNLSLQAFPECVGAGLWCGEVLWRLNRKQEAAKIWEKTWNFSSDSANRIPLYLWVPQFGSVLDCEELRLRICELDSNKDTSNQE, from the exons ATGCCAACTGAAGTCTCATCAAGCAGTGCACTCCATTACCACAAG AATAGAGATGCTTCAAGCCAAGACCAGAACCATGCCGTGTTGCTGTTGTTGCCTGAGTTCcacaaactttttaaaaaattacaag GTCTACCTCCACTTGAGGACCATGCTCACTTGGAAGTGTGTGTGGTTTACAATGTTTGCCTCCTCTCCATTGCTCTGTCTCGCATGTCCGAGGCTGAGCAACTCCTTAAACAAACGATTGAAAGAG TTTTACAGATGGCAGGTGTTGAACCAATGGCCAGCACCCCACCGCAGTTTTGGCATACTCCTCTAACAGGAGTTGAACCAAAGGTCACCACTCCAGCAGAGTTTTGGCATACTGTTCTAACATCAGTGGAAAACACAGCAATTTCTTCCTTTCTTAAGAATCTTCTATGTGTACAATGGGCTATCTGGTTGGCCAACTGTAAATTTGAAACCATCGAAGCACAAAAG GAAGAGTTTGCCACTTTGTCTGCGGGGattcaacaaaacatgacaagtGATGGAATGTCTTCAAACATTCCGCTTTTGATGATGGAACCAAGGAAACTTCTTGAATTGTTGGAAATTTGCACAGTCATCGCCCAAG GTGCAGAGATGCTAAAGGAAGGTCGAAGGTCAGAAGCTCTTAGTCTTCTGCACCCTGCTTCTTCTCTGCCCGCTCCCAGAATTCTCATAGCTTACACACACTTGGTGTATGGCTGCTGTCTAGCCCAAACG gGCTGTCCTAACATGGCACTGCTGTGTTTCAGAAAAGCGGTGGAGACAGATTTCCAATGTGTAGGTGCTCAATATCAAACTATACTCGTTCTCAGGAGCCTGGAAAACACACGTGGAGAGATAGAAATGCTTCGTTTTTTGCATTCT ACGCTGATGTTGCCCTCCAATAATGAATCTGTTACACCTGGCAATCAGCTCCTCCCTCTGTCTGTTCTTCTACAAAGTCAAGCACTGCAAAGCCTGCTTTCTGTACCCTCCTCCCTGAGTGTACTTCACAGTTTGGCCCAGAAATGTGTGCTGAATTCAAG GGTGCCTGAAGGTGTGGAACATTATCTGGACCTGTTGGCTGCTATTCATTATGATGAACACGGA GTATGTTCTGAGGACTCTGCCCTCCCTCGGTTACCTGAACTTCACCTGGAGGCTGGCACATCCTTGCTTATGGTCAAGCGACCCGGCGACTGCATGACGTTGTGTGACGAAGTCATTACCACAACGGCAGAGCTGCTGCCAGCGCACGTGTTGCTGGAAGAGCCAGAGGAGGAGGGCGGGGCACAAGCTACATCCACCGAGGGGGCCCAGGATGCGGTGGCGATGATCTTTTGGACGGGCGCGGCACACCTTCTTCAAGGTCACTCTTACTGTGAACTGAAGAACTGGAAGGAAGCTGTGGTTCACTACACTAG ATGTATCAACTTGATGGTGAAGGTGCGCTTCAAAGAGAAGG GTGGCCAACCTCAAGTCCCCACTACAGACATGGTGAATGAGAAGAGAAAAGATCTTCACATCTTACAGCGAATGAAGGGGCTCTCATTTGCTGGAAGGGGCATCAGTTTTGCCCAGACAGATCAGCTGCGACAAGCACTGAGAGACCTCAATCTGAGCCTGCAGGCTTTTCCAG AGTGTGTGGGCGCTGGGCTGTGGTGTGGAGAGGTGCTGTGGAGGCTCAACAGGAAACAAGAAGCTGCTAAAATTTGGGAAAAAACCTGGAACTTTAGCTCGGACTCGGCAAA cagaatTCCTCTATATTTGTGGGTACCCCAGTTTGGATCAGTGCTGGATTGTGAAGAACTCCGGCTCAGAATCTGTGAACTTGATTCCAATAAGGACACCTCAAACCAGGAATAA
- the LOC144215698 gene encoding Fanconi anemia group G protein-like isoform X2, producing MYTKRQQSPSKLSDRWIQENNELVNKWKNRDASSQDQNHAVLLLLPEFHKLFKKLQGLPPLEDHAHLEVCVVYNVCLLSIALSRMSEAEQLLKQTIERVLQMAGVEPMASTPPQFWHTPLTGVEPKVTTPAEFWHTVLTSVENTAISSFLKNLLCVQWAIWLANCKFETIEAQKEEFATLSAGIQQNMTSDGMSSNIPLLMMEPRKLLELLEICTVIAQGAEMLKEGRRSEALSLLHPASSLPAPRILIAYTHLVYGCCLAQTGCPNMALLCFRKAVETDFQCVGAQYQTILVLRSLENTRGEIEMLRFLHSTLMLPSNNESVTPGNQLLPLSVLLQSQALQSLLSVPSSLSVLHSLAQKCVLNSRVPEGVEHYLDLLAAIHYDEHGVCSEDSALPRLPELHLEAGTSLLMVKRPGDCMTLCDEVITTTAELLPAHVLLEEPEEEGGAQATSTEGAQDAVAMIFWTGAAHLLQGHSYCELKNWKEAVVHYTRCINLMVKVRFKEKGGQPQVPTTDMVNEKRKDLHILQRMKGLSFAGRGISFAQTDQLRQALRDLNLSLQAFPECVGAGLWCGEVLWRLNRKQEAAKIWEKTWNFSSDSAKIPLYLWVPQFGSVLDCEELRLRICELDSNKDTSNQE from the exons AATAGAGATGCTTCAAGCCAAGACCAGAACCATGCCGTGTTGCTGTTGTTGCCTGAGTTCcacaaactttttaaaaaattacaag GTCTACCTCCACTTGAGGACCATGCTCACTTGGAAGTGTGTGTGGTTTACAATGTTTGCCTCCTCTCCATTGCTCTGTCTCGCATGTCCGAGGCTGAGCAACTCCTTAAACAAACGATTGAAAGAG TTTTACAGATGGCAGGTGTTGAACCAATGGCCAGCACCCCACCGCAGTTTTGGCATACTCCTCTAACAGGAGTTGAACCAAAGGTCACCACTCCAGCAGAGTTTTGGCATACTGTTCTAACATCAGTGGAAAACACAGCAATTTCTTCCTTTCTTAAGAATCTTCTATGTGTACAATGGGCTATCTGGTTGGCCAACTGTAAATTTGAAACCATCGAAGCACAAAAG GAAGAGTTTGCCACTTTGTCTGCGGGGattcaacaaaacatgacaagtGATGGAATGTCTTCAAACATTCCGCTTTTGATGATGGAACCAAGGAAACTTCTTGAATTGTTGGAAATTTGCACAGTCATCGCCCAAG GTGCAGAGATGCTAAAGGAAGGTCGAAGGTCAGAAGCTCTTAGTCTTCTGCACCCTGCTTCTTCTCTGCCCGCTCCCAGAATTCTCATAGCTTACACACACTTGGTGTATGGCTGCTGTCTAGCCCAAACG gGCTGTCCTAACATGGCACTGCTGTGTTTCAGAAAAGCGGTGGAGACAGATTTCCAATGTGTAGGTGCTCAATATCAAACTATACTCGTTCTCAGGAGCCTGGAAAACACACGTGGAGAGATAGAAATGCTTCGTTTTTTGCATTCT ACGCTGATGTTGCCCTCCAATAATGAATCTGTTACACCTGGCAATCAGCTCCTCCCTCTGTCTGTTCTTCTACAAAGTCAAGCACTGCAAAGCCTGCTTTCTGTACCCTCCTCCCTGAGTGTACTTCACAGTTTGGCCCAGAAATGTGTGCTGAATTCAAG GGTGCCTGAAGGTGTGGAACATTATCTGGACCTGTTGGCTGCTATTCATTATGATGAACACGGA GTATGTTCTGAGGACTCTGCCCTCCCTCGGTTACCTGAACTTCACCTGGAGGCTGGCACATCCTTGCTTATGGTCAAGCGACCCGGCGACTGCATGACGTTGTGTGACGAAGTCATTACCACAACGGCAGAGCTGCTGCCAGCGCACGTGTTGCTGGAAGAGCCAGAGGAGGAGGGCGGGGCACAAGCTACATCCACCGAGGGGGCCCAGGATGCGGTGGCGATGATCTTTTGGACGGGCGCGGCACACCTTCTTCAAGGTCACTCTTACTGTGAACTGAAGAACTGGAAGGAAGCTGTGGTTCACTACACTAG ATGTATCAACTTGATGGTGAAGGTGCGCTTCAAAGAGAAGG GTGGCCAACCTCAAGTCCCCACTACAGACATGGTGAATGAGAAGAGAAAAGATCTTCACATCTTACAGCGAATGAAGGGGCTCTCATTTGCTGGAAGGGGCATCAGTTTTGCCCAGACAGATCAGCTGCGACAAGCACTGAGAGACCTCAATCTGAGCCTGCAGGCTTTTCCAG AGTGTGTGGGCGCTGGGCTGTGGTGTGGAGAGGTGCTGTGGAGGCTCAACAGGAAACAAGAAGCTGCTAAAATTTGGGAAAAAACCTGGAACTTTAGCTCGGACTCGGCAAA aatTCCTCTATATTTGTGGGTACCCCAGTTTGGATCAGTGCTGGATTGTGAAGAACTCCGGCTCAGAATCTGTGAACTTGATTCCAATAAGGACACCTCAAACCAGGAATAA
- the LOC144215698 gene encoding Fanconi anemia group G protein-like isoform X4, with amino-acid sequence MYTKRQQSPSKLSDRWIQENNELVNKWKNRDASSQDQNHAVLLLLPEFHKLFKKLQGLPPLEDHAHLEVCVVYNVCLLSIALSRMSEAEQLLKQTIERVLQMAGVEPMASTPPQFWHTPLTGVEPKVTTPAEFWHTVLTSVENTAISSFLKNLLCVQWAIWLANCKFETIEAQKEEFATLSAGIQQNMTSDGMSSNIPLLMMEPRKLLELLEICTVIAQGAEMLKEGRRSEALSLLHPASSLPAPRILIAYTHLVYGCCLAQTGCPNMALLCFRKAVETDFQCVGAQYQTILVLRSLENTRGEIEMLRFLHSTLMLPSNNESVTPGNQLLPLSVLLQSQALQSLLSVPSSLSVLHSLAQKCVLNSRVPEGVEHYLDLLAAIHYDEHGVCSEDSALPRLPELHLEAGTSLLMVKRPGDCMTLCDEVITTTAELLPAHVLLEEPEEEGGAQATSTEGAQDAVAMIFWTGAAHLLQGHSYCELKNWKEAVVHYTRCINLMVKVRFKEKGGQPQVPTTDMVNEKRKDLHILQRMKGLSFAGRGISFAQTDQLRQALRDLNLSLQAFPECVGAGLWCGEVLWRLNRKQEAAKIWEKTWNFSSDSAK; translated from the exons AATAGAGATGCTTCAAGCCAAGACCAGAACCATGCCGTGTTGCTGTTGTTGCCTGAGTTCcacaaactttttaaaaaattacaag GTCTACCTCCACTTGAGGACCATGCTCACTTGGAAGTGTGTGTGGTTTACAATGTTTGCCTCCTCTCCATTGCTCTGTCTCGCATGTCCGAGGCTGAGCAACTCCTTAAACAAACGATTGAAAGAG TTTTACAGATGGCAGGTGTTGAACCAATGGCCAGCACCCCACCGCAGTTTTGGCATACTCCTCTAACAGGAGTTGAACCAAAGGTCACCACTCCAGCAGAGTTTTGGCATACTGTTCTAACATCAGTGGAAAACACAGCAATTTCTTCCTTTCTTAAGAATCTTCTATGTGTACAATGGGCTATCTGGTTGGCCAACTGTAAATTTGAAACCATCGAAGCACAAAAG GAAGAGTTTGCCACTTTGTCTGCGGGGattcaacaaaacatgacaagtGATGGAATGTCTTCAAACATTCCGCTTTTGATGATGGAACCAAGGAAACTTCTTGAATTGTTGGAAATTTGCACAGTCATCGCCCAAG GTGCAGAGATGCTAAAGGAAGGTCGAAGGTCAGAAGCTCTTAGTCTTCTGCACCCTGCTTCTTCTCTGCCCGCTCCCAGAATTCTCATAGCTTACACACACTTGGTGTATGGCTGCTGTCTAGCCCAAACG gGCTGTCCTAACATGGCACTGCTGTGTTTCAGAAAAGCGGTGGAGACAGATTTCCAATGTGTAGGTGCTCAATATCAAACTATACTCGTTCTCAGGAGCCTGGAAAACACACGTGGAGAGATAGAAATGCTTCGTTTTTTGCATTCT ACGCTGATGTTGCCCTCCAATAATGAATCTGTTACACCTGGCAATCAGCTCCTCCCTCTGTCTGTTCTTCTACAAAGTCAAGCACTGCAAAGCCTGCTTTCTGTACCCTCCTCCCTGAGTGTACTTCACAGTTTGGCCCAGAAATGTGTGCTGAATTCAAG GGTGCCTGAAGGTGTGGAACATTATCTGGACCTGTTGGCTGCTATTCATTATGATGAACACGGA GTATGTTCTGAGGACTCTGCCCTCCCTCGGTTACCTGAACTTCACCTGGAGGCTGGCACATCCTTGCTTATGGTCAAGCGACCCGGCGACTGCATGACGTTGTGTGACGAAGTCATTACCACAACGGCAGAGCTGCTGCCAGCGCACGTGTTGCTGGAAGAGCCAGAGGAGGAGGGCGGGGCACAAGCTACATCCACCGAGGGGGCCCAGGATGCGGTGGCGATGATCTTTTGGACGGGCGCGGCACACCTTCTTCAAGGTCACTCTTACTGTGAACTGAAGAACTGGAAGGAAGCTGTGGTTCACTACACTAG ATGTATCAACTTGATGGTGAAGGTGCGCTTCAAAGAGAAGG GTGGCCAACCTCAAGTCCCCACTACAGACATGGTGAATGAGAAGAGAAAAGATCTTCACATCTTACAGCGAATGAAGGGGCTCTCATTTGCTGGAAGGGGCATCAGTTTTGCCCAGACAGATCAGCTGCGACAAGCACTGAGAGACCTCAATCTGAGCCTGCAGGCTTTTCCAG AGTGTGTGGGCGCTGGGCTGTGGTGTGGAGAGGTGCTGTGGAGGCTCAACAGGAAACAAGAAGCTGCTAAAATTTGGGAAAAAACCTGGAACTTTAGCTCGGACTCGGCAAAGTAA